A section of the Cutibacterium granulosum genome encodes:
- a CDS encoding CAMP factor family pore-forming toxin (The term CAMP (Christie, Atkins, Munch-Petersen) factor is used for toxins encoded in group A and B Streptococcus, but expressed well enough to give a positive CAMP test only in GBS. Related toxins are found in Propionibacterium acnes and other bacterial species.), translating into MKLKYMAAPLVAGALLVPVTLPAQAAADPAPLIRTAPVSSSDADHAKSIIKDLDGQADKLGDLLKFLPAGEYKDQVVDLLHTVFNLRRAAQKIATGKVPFYKLDTLSARVQLVTTIGQTIHDSVNNFQTKPRQANVTMGLEITKAVVILVDPMTTKDEITAEIAAVKDRYKAGLAMPDLKDTDPATIYTKSHLNKAIWQVRHNRAKNLAGKKDRAVIKELNKEIAKAVGVWFRAKSTVGDCKAAEAELNDAYQKALAAPDKEKKAPAQDKKAA; encoded by the coding sequence ATGAAGTTGAAGTACATGGCAGCTCCGCTGGTTGCCGGTGCCCTGCTCGTGCCCGTCACTCTTCCAGCCCAGGCTGCCGCGGATCCCGCCCCCCTCATCCGTACTGCTCCCGTCTCGTCCTCCGATGCTGATCATGCCAAGAGCATCATCAAGGATCTTGATGGACAGGCTGACAAGCTCGGCGATCTGCTCAAGTTCCTCCCGGCTGGTGAGTACAAGGACCAGGTCGTTGATCTGTTGCACACTGTGTTCAATCTGCGCCGTGCTGCACAGAAGATCGCCACGGGCAAGGTTCCGTTCTACAAGCTGGACACCCTGAGCGCACGCGTTCAGCTCGTCACCACCATCGGCCAGACGATCCATGACTCCGTCAACAATTTCCAGACCAAGCCGCGTCAGGCCAATGTCACCATGGGTCTGGAGATCACCAAGGCCGTTGTCATCCTCGTCGACCCAATGACCACCAAGGACGAGATCACTGCTGAGATCGCCGCTGTCAAGGACCGTTACAAGGCAGGCCTGGCCATGCCGGACCTCAAGGACACCGATCCCGCTACCATCTACACGAAGTCGCATCTGAACAAGGCCATTTGGCAGGTGCGTCACAACCGCGCGAAGAACCTTGCTGGTAAGAAGGATCGGGCCGTCATCAAGGAGCTCAACAAGGAGATCGCGAAGGCTGTTGGTGTGTGGTTCCGCGCCAAGTCCACTGTGGGTGACTGCAAGGCTGCCGAGGCCGAGCTGAACGACGCCTACCAGAAGGCTCTTGCTGCTCCCGACAAGGAGAAGAAGGCTCCCGCTCAGGACAAGAAAGCTGCTTGA
- a CDS encoding protein kinase family protein, with protein sequence MDSRHEEVAASSSRVGNGAETYQPSAGPQWAEQSLEAGTTLGDRFRLEVKLGHLADTELWRAFDLKLHRPVVITAMDARSPRTPEILTAAMQAAVATDSRFVRVLDAVSARQPETTSFVVSEYAPGLTLRELLATGPLSALEAAWVVREIADAMTPMHAQGIFHERLSPETIIITATGNVKIVGLLMEAVLNPHETEQATSWSEREATDIVDMGKILYACLVSRWPLGTPSAPASLAALPSENTRHAQKTWGLVAAPADGHCWLTPRQVQPGVSPALDVLCDQILSQQPRHDEVPVRSASEIYQALARVLGSADAAADLERRLRYPTAAAQRPADARTASAEPNLVSTGRTLTPESAVTRTSVDLPPVIDEEPAPAHAPSVEKSSRAHDPSNRQGESSQDLTGPDEDGYWSPQAAAGQWGRHDSSQRHQAADPSTGSVAESSAGVGIKSSAGDPSGPLTAVNKNVNSRAGTSRNRPARTRGDNSESIGRAPRHPRPANRHWPWILVALTIAALVVGLVLVGAHDDDEQAHNDAPQATEPTIATVKDFDPQADGGNDEEHPRLVNQAHDGRATTAWRTLVYRGSANLGGLKPGVGLVVDLGKPTQVSSVTVTLTGSGTDISAWIPSNDTSRASMRSIKDWTKADGQSDANGKVTLDLGEKKTRYVLIYLTKLPSVSDGRYQGGISTITVQ encoded by the coding sequence GTGGACAGTCGTCATGAGGAGGTCGCGGCATCGTCTTCCCGAGTTGGAAACGGCGCCGAGACGTATCAGCCCTCGGCAGGGCCCCAATGGGCTGAACAGTCCTTGGAGGCTGGAACCACATTGGGCGACAGGTTTCGGCTCGAGGTGAAGCTTGGGCATCTTGCCGACACCGAGTTGTGGCGAGCTTTCGACCTCAAGCTGCACCGTCCCGTCGTCATCACGGCAATGGACGCCAGATCTCCACGCACCCCCGAGATTCTGACCGCTGCGATGCAGGCAGCCGTGGCCACCGACTCGAGATTCGTGCGGGTGCTGGACGCAGTGAGCGCTCGTCAACCAGAGACGACAAGTTTTGTCGTCAGTGAGTACGCACCCGGCCTCACCTTGCGTGAGCTGCTTGCCACCGGCCCGTTGTCTGCGCTGGAGGCCGCCTGGGTGGTGCGTGAGATCGCTGACGCCATGACCCCCATGCATGCACAGGGTATCTTCCACGAACGGCTCAGCCCGGAAACGATCATCATCACCGCCACCGGAAACGTGAAGATCGTTGGTCTGCTCATGGAGGCAGTGCTCAACCCCCACGAGACGGAACAAGCAACTTCTTGGTCTGAGCGAGAGGCCACCGACATCGTTGACATGGGGAAAATTCTCTACGCCTGTCTGGTTTCGCGATGGCCGTTGGGGACACCGTCCGCCCCCGCCTCCTTGGCAGCACTGCCCAGCGAGAATACTCGGCACGCTCAGAAAACTTGGGGACTGGTGGCTGCTCCCGCTGACGGGCACTGCTGGTTGACGCCGCGACAGGTCCAGCCTGGCGTCTCCCCTGCTCTGGACGTGCTGTGTGACCAAATCCTGTCTCAACAACCTCGCCACGACGAGGTCCCGGTACGGTCTGCCAGCGAGATCTACCAGGCTCTTGCCCGTGTACTGGGTTCGGCGGATGCCGCAGCAGATCTGGAACGTCGACTGCGCTACCCCACTGCTGCCGCGCAACGCCCCGCTGACGCACGTACCGCTTCCGCAGAACCCAACCTGGTCTCCACAGGACGCACTCTCACCCCTGAATCCGCGGTGACCAGGACTTCAGTGGATCTGCCACCGGTCATCGATGAGGAACCTGCTCCAGCCCACGCTCCGTCCGTCGAGAAATCATCGCGGGCACACGATCCTTCGAATCGGCAGGGCGAATCCTCCCAGGATCTGACCGGTCCCGACGAAGATGGTTACTGGTCTCCACAGGCTGCTGCCGGCCAATGGGGACGTCATGATTCATCCCAGCGTCATCAAGCAGCAGACCCCTCGACAGGATCAGTTGCTGAAAGCTCCGCAGGAGTCGGCATCAAAAGTTCTGCAGGAGACCCCTCTGGCCCCCTCACTGCCGTGAACAAAAATGTCAACTCCCGGGCTGGAACGTCACGCAACCGCCCTGCACGGACCCGAGGTGACAATTCTGAATCCATCGGAAGGGCTCCCCGCCATCCGCGTCCCGCCAATCGACACTGGCCGTGGATACTCGTGGCACTCACCATCGCAGCTCTGGTGGTTGGCCTGGTCCTGGTTGGTGCTCACGATGACGATGAGCAGGCTCACAACGATGCTCCCCAGGCAACTGAGCCCACCATTGCCACAGTGAAGGACTTCGACCCGCAGGCTGATGGTGGAAACGATGAAGAGCACCCACGGTTGGTGAATCAGGCTCACGATGGTAGGGCCACCACTGCGTGGCGCACATTGGTGTACCGCGGGTCTGCGAACCTCGGCGGCCTCAAACCCGGGGTCGGGCTGGTCGTGGATCTCGGCAAGCCAACGCAAGTCTCGTCAGTGACAGTCACGCTCACAGGTTCAGGTACAGACATCTCAGCATGGATTCCATCCAACGACACCTCCAGAGCGTCGATGCGCTCCATCAAGGACTGGACCAAGGCGGATGGGCAGTCGGACGCCAACGGCAAGGTCACCTTGGACCTGGGTGAGAAAAAAACCCGCTACGTACTCATCTATCTCACCAAACTGCCCAGCGTCTCCGACGGGCGCTACCAAGGTGGAATATCCACGATCACCGTGCAATGA
- a CDS encoding S1C family serine protease, with protein MSQASSAPALGKSDDKPAAPVSTKDWTSTAKKVTDSVVSIQVQTTNGGGQGSGVIVDDKGHIITNNHVVAGASRSGSISVAMGNLAYDASVVGTDPSSDLAVLKLNTVPKGLKPIQFADSGKLVVGQGVMAIGNPLGLSGSVTTGVISALNRPVTTSGEREGVIRNTDVVVTNAIQTSAPINPGNSGGALVDSEGRLIGINSSIASLSSSEDGNTSGSIGIGFAIPANQVKNIADQLISNGKARHALLGLSASDAQAEKSDGSKMMGALVRTVTPGGVADKAGIKKNDLIVAVNGTTVGSSTSLVARVREQPVGSTVKIKILRDGKDQEVTATLRDAKR; from the coding sequence GTGAGTCAGGCATCGTCTGCCCCAGCCTTGGGCAAAAGTGACGACAAACCTGCAGCGCCAGTCTCCACCAAGGACTGGACCTCAACCGCCAAGAAGGTCACGGATTCCGTCGTGTCGATCCAGGTGCAGACCACCAATGGTGGCGGTCAGGGATCCGGAGTCATCGTCGACGACAAGGGTCACATCATCACGAACAATCACGTGGTGGCTGGAGCATCTCGGTCTGGTTCGATCAGTGTCGCGATGGGAAATCTGGCCTATGACGCCTCAGTCGTGGGAACTGATCCGTCTAGTGACTTGGCCGTTCTCAAACTCAACACCGTCCCCAAGGGCCTCAAACCCATTCAATTCGCCGACTCGGGAAAACTCGTCGTTGGGCAAGGCGTGATGGCGATCGGGAATCCTTTGGGGCTGTCCGGCTCAGTGACGACTGGTGTCATCTCGGCGCTCAACCGTCCGGTGACCACCAGTGGTGAGCGAGAAGGCGTGATCCGCAACACCGATGTCGTCGTCACCAATGCCATCCAGACTTCCGCCCCCATCAACCCGGGAAACTCGGGCGGTGCACTGGTGGATTCCGAGGGTCGGCTCATCGGTATCAACTCCTCAATTGCGTCCTTGTCGTCGAGTGAGGATGGCAACACCTCCGGGAGCATCGGCATTGGTTTCGCCATCCCGGCCAATCAAGTGAAGAACATTGCCGATCAGTTGATAAGCAACGGCAAGGCTCGACACGCGCTGCTGGGGTTGTCAGCCTCGGACGCCCAGGCCGAGAAATCTGACGGTTCCAAGATGATGGGAGCTCTGGTGCGCACCGTGACTCCGGGAGGAGTCGCAGACAAAGCGGGGATCAAGAAGAATGACCTCATCGTTGCGGTGAATGGCACCACGGTTGGGTCGAGTACCTCGCTGGTGGCGCGAGTTCGGGAACAACCCGTCGGTAGCACGGTCAAGATCAAGATCCTGCGGGATGGCAAGGATCAGGAAGTTACGGCAACTCTTCGTGACGCCAAGCGTTGA
- the trxB gene encoding thioredoxin-disulfide reductase gives MSTDPIMTSPLVGGITLSDPGQASKPSTAAPTNDGEVRDVIIVGSGPAGYTAAIYSGRAGLHPLVFEGSADAGGALMQTTEVENFPGFPDAILGPDLMAQMRSQAERFGAELITDDIVEANLSGEIKTVTDTDGNVHRAKTVILAMGAAHRKLQIEDEARLSGRGVSWCATCDGFFFRDKDIAVIGGGDSAMEEATFLTRFAKSVTVIHRRDALRASQAMIDRAMADPKIKWAWNSQVVGMDGETKLTGITLKDTVTGEKRHLEVSGVFEAIGLDPRSQLVSDEVTVDKGGYVVCDEPSTRTSLPGVFACGDLVDSHYQQAITAAGSGCRAALDAQGYLAS, from the coding sequence ATGAGCACAGATCCCATCATGACCTCCCCCCTGGTTGGGGGGATCACCCTGTCCGATCCCGGCCAGGCCAGCAAGCCGTCCACTGCCGCCCCCACCAACGACGGCGAGGTCCGTGACGTCATCATCGTGGGATCGGGTCCAGCCGGATACACTGCCGCGATCTACAGCGGCCGTGCCGGACTGCATCCGCTCGTCTTCGAGGGGAGTGCTGACGCCGGTGGAGCCCTCATGCAGACCACCGAGGTGGAGAATTTCCCCGGTTTCCCCGACGCAATTCTGGGCCCAGATCTCATGGCCCAGATGCGTTCCCAGGCCGAACGGTTTGGCGCCGAGCTCATTACTGACGACATCGTCGAGGCCAACCTCTCCGGGGAGATCAAAACCGTCACCGATACGGACGGCAACGTCCATCGCGCCAAGACCGTCATCCTGGCCATGGGTGCGGCTCACCGCAAACTCCAGATCGAGGACGAAGCTCGGCTCTCCGGGCGTGGAGTGTCGTGGTGCGCCACCTGTGACGGGTTCTTCTTCCGCGACAAGGACATTGCCGTCATTGGCGGCGGTGACTCTGCCATGGAGGAGGCGACTTTCCTCACCCGGTTCGCCAAATCGGTGACTGTGATTCACCGACGCGACGCTCTGCGCGCCAGTCAGGCGATGATCGACCGGGCCATGGCAGACCCCAAGATCAAGTGGGCATGGAACAGTCAGGTCGTCGGTATGGATGGGGAGACCAAACTCACCGGCATCACGCTCAAGGACACGGTTACTGGCGAAAAACGTCACCTCGAGGTGTCCGGTGTCTTCGAGGCGATCGGGCTCGATCCCCGATCCCAGCTCGTCTCCGACGAAGTCACAGTCGACAAGGGTGGCTACGTCGTGTGCGATGAACCCAGCACTCGTACCAGTCTTCCTGGCGTCTTCGCCTGTGGAGACCTGGTGGATTCCCATTACCAGCAAGCGATCACAGCTGCCGGCTCCGGTTGCCGCGCTGCCCTGGACGCCCAGGGATATCTGGCCTCCTGA
- a CDS encoding DUF6049 family protein has product MAIDIMSVSPDSGSPKDPITIRGTVTNISGKNLRWVQVSFWRSLDPISGYDDMGSVLQSPPEIPTGARWFREPNEASINNITDPESTQTFANGQCATFTVTATPEKMGLTDTSKAYLIGVHAQATPEHGSRHTVGRARTFTVLTDSHTSAWSSSLVVLNSTPSTRIDGTFIDNHLADELDGRLLELVDQAIATRRTVLVDPELLDEVTAMTKGYQVAQGDKSAPGTGGKAAKAWLDRFTTMLKAVPAYRLPYGSADVTGVAATTSHRDVLTQIKESLPPDNPAAKLPLAILDETGELTKPALTMLTSTLHPALVVTSALPTATSPRTSNGTTVIPLATDALEGGPPPSPSMPAQVRGRALAQALLTGTQNSPLVTATHSPDQVKSVTPPAWMHQVDLRSIKPTRVQLPALNPRSSARLLGPDWARQLEQTTDEAQAWTKLLSDPGKVSQPLGRISVAGLSTRMSASERRLWWHAAMAPARRYLSGEHIELHSASSFVMSSSSNEFPLAVTNHLDQAIDVKAVIVSENPQRIDIPNTKVITVRPGETQALKFSPHASSNGQVRMTATLTSRDGRPIGQTETFVVKATQMDDIGWVIIVVSGGIVIAATVLRIRQVRNRGTGRNNSNPVASGAAHES; this is encoded by the coding sequence GTGGCGATCGACATCATGTCGGTGAGCCCCGACTCAGGGTCTCCCAAGGACCCCATCACCATCCGCGGTACGGTGACGAACATCAGCGGTAAGAATCTGCGCTGGGTACAGGTGTCGTTCTGGCGCTCCTTGGACCCCATCAGCGGCTACGACGACATGGGGTCCGTACTGCAGTCTCCACCGGAGATACCCACCGGGGCACGATGGTTCCGTGAGCCGAATGAAGCTTCGATCAACAACATCACCGACCCCGAAAGCACCCAGACCTTCGCCAACGGCCAGTGCGCCACCTTCACCGTCACCGCCACCCCGGAGAAGATGGGCCTGACCGACACTTCCAAGGCCTATCTCATCGGTGTGCACGCCCAGGCAACCCCCGAGCACGGTTCTCGGCACACTGTGGGGCGGGCCCGAACATTCACCGTCCTCACCGACAGCCATACATCGGCCTGGTCATCATCGCTTGTCGTACTCAATTCCACCCCATCCACACGCATCGATGGCACATTCATCGACAATCACCTCGCCGATGAATTGGACGGACGCCTCCTGGAACTTGTCGACCAAGCCATCGCCACCAGACGCACCGTACTCGTCGATCCTGAGCTACTCGACGAGGTCACAGCCATGACCAAGGGCTATCAGGTGGCCCAAGGTGATAAGTCGGCTCCAGGCACGGGCGGAAAAGCTGCCAAGGCCTGGCTGGATCGTTTCACGACGATGCTCAAGGCAGTACCGGCATATCGCCTCCCCTATGGTTCCGCCGACGTGACCGGGGTGGCTGCCACCACCTCCCACCGTGACGTACTCACTCAGATCAAGGAATCCCTGCCACCAGACAACCCTGCCGCCAAACTACCTTTGGCCATACTGGACGAAACCGGTGAACTCACCAAACCGGCATTGACGATGCTGACGTCAACCTTGCACCCAGCACTGGTGGTCACTTCTGCTCTGCCCACTGCCACCAGCCCCAGAACATCCAACGGCACCACCGTGATTCCACTGGCCACCGACGCGTTGGAGGGAGGCCCACCTCCCTCCCCCTCAATGCCTGCGCAGGTACGTGGCCGCGCCTTGGCACAGGCCCTCCTCACCGGGACACAGAACTCTCCCCTGGTCACCGCGACCCATTCCCCCGACCAGGTGAAATCCGTGACCCCCCCTGCGTGGATGCATCAGGTGGATCTGCGCTCCATCAAGCCAACACGGGTGCAACTACCCGCTCTGAACCCCCGCAGCTCTGCCCGGCTGCTCGGCCCGGACTGGGCGAGGCAGCTCGAGCAGACCACAGACGAGGCCCAAGCCTGGACCAAGCTGCTCAGTGATCCGGGAAAGGTGTCCCAACCATTGGGACGGATCTCCGTGGCGGGCCTGTCCACCAGGATGAGCGCGAGTGAACGACGCCTGTGGTGGCACGCGGCCATGGCACCGGCTCGTCGGTACCTGTCCGGTGAGCACATCGAACTGCACTCGGCGTCAAGCTTCGTCATGTCGTCGTCGTCCAACGAGTTCCCACTTGCTGTCACCAACCATCTGGATCAGGCGATAGATGTCAAGGCCGTCATCGTCTCGGAGAACCCACAACGCATTGACATCCCCAACACCAAGGTGATCACGGTACGTCCCGGCGAGACCCAGGCCCTCAAGTTCTCTCCCCATGCCAGCTCCAATGGCCAAGTCAGGATGACAGCAACCTTGACCTCCCGAGATGGGCGTCCAATCGGACAAACCGAAACCTTCGTCGTCAAGGCAACCCAGATGGATGACATCGGATGGGTGATCATCGTTGTTTCCGGAGGCATCGTCATCGCAGCAACTGTGTTGCGGATTCGACAGGTACGTAACCGAGGAACGGGGAGGAACAACAGCAACCCAGTGGCCAGCGGAGCGGCACACGAATCCTGA
- a CDS encoding sugar-binding transcriptional regulator: MNEWADDVWTAASMYYLQGETMDVIAKHLGTSRSTVSRLLKQARETGLVRISLAQPTSARQGLGTTYARLFGVRATIVPVKSGTTEVHRLDQVARTAAQSLTDAVHDGSTVGIAWGTTLDAVAHHIIPKETRGVHILQMNGSANPTSSGIPYVGEITARIADAFDADVIHFPIPAFFDNPATRASMWKERSIQSVLRTRATLDVAVFGVGGLQAPVPSHVYSSGYLTEEEMAELRSSGVVGDVNTVFLRADGSFDVPFNNRATGMTPTEIRKVPRRICVVAGKAKARALLAALRARVATDLIVDDETARAVLELM; encoded by the coding sequence ATGAACGAGTGGGCCGATGATGTGTGGACCGCAGCGTCGATGTACTACCTGCAGGGCGAAACCATGGACGTCATTGCCAAGCACTTGGGTACCTCGCGATCGACCGTCTCCCGCCTGCTGAAGCAGGCCCGTGAGACGGGCCTGGTGCGCATCAGCCTTGCCCAGCCAACCAGCGCACGACAAGGGCTTGGGACCACTTATGCCCGTCTTTTCGGGGTGCGTGCCACCATCGTTCCTGTGAAGTCGGGGACCACTGAGGTCCACCGCTTGGACCAAGTAGCGCGTACCGCCGCACAGAGTCTCACCGATGCCGTCCATGACGGTTCCACGGTAGGTATTGCGTGGGGTACCACCTTGGACGCTGTGGCACACCACATCATCCCCAAGGAGACTCGGGGGGTACACATCCTTCAAATGAATGGATCGGCCAACCCCACCTCGTCAGGCATCCCCTACGTGGGAGAAATCACCGCCCGCATCGCCGATGCCTTCGACGCAGACGTCATTCACTTCCCCATCCCCGCCTTCTTCGACAATCCGGCCACGCGCGCATCGATGTGGAAGGAGCGCTCCATCCAGTCCGTGCTCCGCACTCGAGCCACACTGGACGTGGCCGTGTTCGGTGTCGGCGGGCTACAGGCACCAGTGCCCTCACACGTGTACTCCTCGGGATATCTCACGGAGGAGGAAATGGCTGAACTCCGCAGTAGCGGAGTGGTCGGGGACGTCAACACAGTTTTCCTGCGGGCCGACGGATCCTTCGACGTGCCGTTCAACAACCGAGCAACGGGAATGACACCCACCGAGATTCGAAAGGTGCCGCGACGTATCTGCGTGGTGGCCGGTAAAGCAAAGGCCCGTGCACTTCTGGCTGCGCTGCGAGCTCGGGTGGCCACCGATCTCATCGTCGACGACGAGACAGCGCGTGCTGTCCTGGAGCTCATGTGA
- the glpK gene encoding glycerol kinase GlpK, with protein MTEEKYVLAIDEGTTSARAIIFNHSGQIVSVGQKEFEQIFPRAGWVEHDAVEIWESVREVIGQALSKASINRHQLSAVGITNQRETAVVWDKNTGEPVYNAIVWQDTRTQKICDELAGDEGPDRFKDICGLPLATYFSGPKVKWILDNVEGARAKAEAGDLLFGNMDTWVLWNLTGGVNGGVHVTEPTNASRTMLMDVRKLQWDDSMCEVMGIPKSMLPEIKSSSEVYGKASRESLLIDTPIAGILGDQQAATFGQACFEKGNAKNTYGTGCFMLMNTGQEAVFSENGLLTTVCYKLGDKPTVYALEGSIAVAGSLVQWLRDNLRMFDSAPEIETLATSVEDNGGAYIVPAFSGLFAPYWRPDARGALVGLTRFVNRGHIARAVLEATAYQTREVLDAMNADSGVPLTELKVDGGMTANETLMQFQADQVGVPVIRPVVAETTALGAAYAAGIAVGFWNGEEDVVKNWAEDKRWEPKMDDAERDRLYRNWKKAVTKTFDWVDADVKE; from the coding sequence ATGACCGAAGAGAAATACGTCCTCGCCATTGATGAGGGCACGACCTCAGCTCGCGCCATCATCTTCAACCACTCCGGGCAGATCGTCTCGGTCGGCCAGAAGGAGTTCGAGCAGATCTTCCCGCGTGCCGGCTGGGTCGAGCACGACGCCGTCGAGATCTGGGAGTCGGTACGTGAGGTCATTGGTCAGGCCCTCTCGAAGGCCAGCATCAACCGTCACCAGCTCTCCGCCGTCGGTATCACCAACCAGCGCGAGACCGCAGTCGTGTGGGACAAGAACACGGGCGAGCCGGTGTACAACGCCATCGTGTGGCAGGACACTCGTACCCAGAAGATCTGTGACGAGCTTGCCGGTGACGAGGGCCCCGATCGCTTCAAGGACATCTGTGGTCTGCCCCTGGCCACCTATTTCTCCGGCCCCAAGGTGAAGTGGATCCTCGACAACGTCGAGGGCGCTCGCGCCAAGGCAGAGGCAGGCGACCTGCTGTTCGGCAACATGGACACCTGGGTGCTGTGGAACCTTACCGGTGGCGTCAACGGCGGCGTCCACGTCACTGAGCCGACCAACGCTTCGCGTACCATGCTCATGGACGTGCGCAAGCTGCAGTGGGACGACTCGATGTGCGAGGTCATGGGCATTCCGAAGTCCATGCTCCCCGAGATCAAGTCCTCCTCCGAGGTGTACGGCAAGGCCTCCCGCGAGTCCCTGCTCATCGACACCCCGATCGCCGGCATCCTGGGCGACCAGCAGGCAGCCACCTTCGGGCAGGCCTGCTTCGAGAAGGGCAACGCCAAGAACACCTATGGCACTGGTTGCTTCATGCTCATGAACACCGGGCAGGAAGCCGTCTTCTCCGAGAACGGCCTGCTCACCACGGTGTGCTACAAGCTCGGTGACAAGCCCACCGTCTACGCCCTCGAAGGCTCGATCGCCGTGGCCGGCTCCCTGGTGCAGTGGCTGCGCGACAACCTGCGCATGTTCGATTCGGCTCCCGAGATCGAGACCTTGGCCACCTCCGTGGAGGACAACGGTGGAGCCTACATCGTCCCCGCGTTCTCCGGTCTGTTCGCCCCGTACTGGCGTCCCGACGCGCGTGGCGCTCTCGTCGGCCTGACCCGGTTCGTCAACCGCGGCCACATTGCCCGCGCCGTTCTGGAAGCCACCGCGTACCAGACCCGTGAGGTGCTCGATGCCATGAATGCCGACTCCGGTGTTCCGCTGACCGAGCTCAAGGTTGACGGTGGCATGACTGCCAACGAGACCCTCATGCAGTTCCAGGCCGATCAGGTTGGTGTGCCGGTCATCCGCCCGGTGGTCGCCGAGACCACCGCTCTGGGTGCCGCCTACGCCGCCGGTATCGCCGTTGGCTTCTGGAACGGTGAGGAGGACGTCGTCAAGAACTGGGCTGAGGACAAGCGCTGGGAGCCCAAGATGGACGACGCCGAGCGTGATCGTCTGTACCGCAACTGGAAGAAGGCCGTCACCAAGACCTTCGACTGGGTTGACGCTGACGTCAAGGAGTGA
- the trxA gene encoding thioredoxin yields MSQVIEVTDATFSSEVAGATKPVLVDYWADWCAPCKQLSPIIEEIAAAHSDKMTFAKVDTNTNQQLAASQGIMSLPTIQIWQDGQIVKSVQGGKTKRALLKLIDEFIS; encoded by the coding sequence ATGAGCCAAGTCATCGAGGTCACCGACGCTACCTTCAGTTCCGAGGTTGCGGGAGCAACCAAACCTGTTCTGGTCGATTACTGGGCCGACTGGTGCGCCCCATGCAAACAGCTGTCGCCCATCATCGAAGAAATCGCCGCTGCTCACAGCGACAAGATGACCTTCGCCAAGGTCGACACCAATACCAACCAGCAGCTGGCTGCCTCCCAGGGAATCATGTCGTTGCCCACCATCCAGATCTGGCAGGACGGGCAGATCGTGAAATCCGTCCAGGGCGGCAAGACGAAGAGGGCCTTGCTCAAACTCATTGACGAGTTCATCTCATGA
- a CDS encoding MIP/aquaporin family protein produces the protein MLLETTVSAGAIFGSEFLGTMILIILGVGVVANNLLPKTKGNPGPGSLQINWGWGFGVMFGVYGAYRTGGHLNPAVTVGLALAGKDLAPGVEATAGNICLYIIAQFLGAFVGAIIAWLAYKQHYDEDCDPALKLGTFATGPEIRNPFWNTVTEAIGTWVLVLWVIISNYTAAASVDLKTGVFSGTAIGPLAVALLIVSIGASLGGPTGYAINPARDLGPRVAHAVLPIKGKGGSDWGYSWVPIVGPMIGAVLASVTYLIFW, from the coding sequence ATGCTTCTCGAAACGACGGTGTCCGCCGGCGCGATTTTCGGGTCTGAGTTCCTCGGAACGATGATTCTGATCATCCTTGGTGTCGGCGTCGTCGCCAACAATCTTCTTCCCAAGACAAAGGGAAATCCTGGACCTGGTTCACTTCAGATCAACTGGGGCTGGGGTTTCGGCGTCATGTTCGGTGTCTATGGGGCCTACCGCACCGGTGGCCATCTGAACCCGGCTGTGACAGTTGGTCTTGCCCTTGCAGGCAAGGATCTGGCCCCTGGAGTTGAGGCCACCGCTGGTAACATCTGCCTCTACATCATCGCCCAGTTCCTCGGTGCCTTCGTCGGCGCCATCATTGCGTGGCTGGCCTACAAGCAGCACTACGACGAGGACTGCGACCCGGCTCTCAAACTTGGCACCTTTGCCACTGGTCCCGAGATCCGCAATCCGTTCTGGAACACCGTCACTGAGGCCATCGGTACCTGGGTGCTGGTTCTGTGGGTCATCATCTCGAACTACACCGCCGCCGCTTCGGTCGATCTCAAGACCGGTGTCTTCTCCGGTACCGCCATCGGCCCGCTCGCTGTCGCTCTGCTCATCGTCTCCATCGGCGCCTCGCTGGGTGGCCCCACCGGATATGCCATCAACCCGGCCCGTGACCTCGGCCCCCGTGTCGCCCACGCCGTCCTCCCGATCAAGGGCAAGGGTGGCTCCGACTGGGGCTACTCCTGGGTCCCGATCGTCGGCCCGATGATTGGCGCTGTCCTTGCGTCCGTCACCTACCTCATTTTCTGGTGA